From one Lotus japonicus ecotype B-129 chromosome 3, LjGifu_v1.2 genomic stretch:
- the LOC130748596 gene encoding uncharacterized protein LOC130748596, which produces MMLISEDADKQHQTQAPSVTPPFRDRIKANFDTSIREFVGTGLGVIFKNHFGNSMAAGAHFIPSSFEPTIAEAMAFRWCISMARDLGFQEVEFEIDCLNLFQAWKRNDPFSNYLDSIVQDCKSLSLAFRSCVLLNCRKTANAVADHIAHLAFDYQDHVWVELDPPGTTNLLRQEALFYTGNEVSTF; this is translated from the coding sequence ATGATGCTGATTTCGGAAGATGCAGACAAGCAACACCAAACACAAGCTCCCTCTGTAACTCCCCCTTTCAGGGACAGGATCAAAGCAAACTTTGATACCTCAATTCGTGAGTTTGTGGGAACAGGTCTAGGAGTCATTTTCAAGAACCATTTTGGGAATTCCATGGCAGCAGGCGCGCACTTCATTCCCTCCTCTTTTGAACCTACAATCGCAGAAGCAATGGCCTTCCGTTGGTGCATATCTATGGCGAGAGACCTGGGATTCCAAGAGGTTGAGTTTGAAATTGATTGTCTCAATCTCTTCCAAGCCTGGAAACGAAATGATCCATTCAGCAACTATCTAGACTCCATTGTACAAGACTGCAAGTCTCTTTCCCTAGCTTTTAGGAGTTGTGTTTTGCTTAATTGTCGCAAAACTGCTAATGCAGTTGCTGATCACATTGCCCACCTAGCTTTTGATTACCAGGATCATGTTTGGGTAGAACTTGATCCTCCTGGTACAACAAACTTGCTTAGACAAGAAGCCCTCTTTTATACTGGAAATGAGGTTTCTACCTTTTGA
- the LOC130742357 gene encoding beta-amyrin 11-oxidase-like — MELHWAWVSTATLATCYVFVAIFLRRLNGWYYDYDVKLTKKQLPLPPGDMGWPLIGNLISFIKDFSSGHPDSFINNLHLKYGRTGIYKNHLFGNPSIIICEPEMCRKVLTDDENFKLGYPKSIKELARCRPMTDVSRAEHRHFRRLITAPIIGHKALAMYLERIEDIVTNSLEELSSMKHPVELLKEMKKVSFKAIVHIFMGSSNNQHVIENIGTSFTDLYNGMFSIPFEVPGFAFHKALKARAKLAKIVQPVVDERRLMARNGAEGNNKDLIDILLEVNDEENGQKLKDEDIIDILIGFLFAGHESSATALMWSIVYLTQHPDILKKAKEEQEEIMKTRVPSQNRLSLNEIKQMVYLSHVIDETLRCANIAFSTFREAINDMNINGYIIPKGWRVLIWARAIHMDPKYYPNPDEFNPSRWDDYNAKAGTFLPLGAGSRLCPGSDLAKLEISVFLHYFLLNYKLELINPECPVTCLPSSKPIDNCLAKVIKVSSN, encoded by the exons ATGGAACTACACTGGGCTTGGGTGTCTACTGCCACTTTGGCTACATGCTACGTTTTTGTAGCCATATTCTTGAGGAGGCTGAATGGGTGGTACTATGATTATGATGTGAAGCTAACAAAGAAACAACTCCCTCTTCCTCCTGGTGACATGGGATGGCCTCTTATTGGCAATCTAATTTCCTTCATCAAAGATTTCTCATCCGGCCACCCTGATTCATTCATCAACAATCTTCATCTCAA ATATGGACGAACCGGTATCTACAAGAATCACTTGTTTGGGAATCCAAGCATAATCATATGTGAGCCTGAGATGTGTAGGAAAGTGTTGACAGATGATGAAAACTTCAAGCTAGGTTATCCAAAATCAATCAAAGAGTTGGCACGATGTAGGCCCATGACCGATGTGTCTCGTGCAGAACACAGGCATTTTCGGCGGCTAATAACCGCTCCCATTATTGGTCACAAGGCGCTAGCAATGTACCTAGAACGCATTGAGGACATTGTTACAAATTCGTTAGAAGAATTGTCTAGCATGAAGCACCCGGTTGAGTtgttgaaggagatgaagaaggtGTCATTTAAAGCCATTGTTCACATTTTCATGGGCTCTTCTAATAACCAGCACGTCATTGAAAATATAGGCACTTCATTTACTGATTTATATAATGGCATGTTCTCTATCCCCTTCGAAGTACCCGGTTTCGCTTTCCACAAAGCACTCAAG GCTCGTGCAAAGCTGGCAAAGATAGTTCAACCTGTTGTGGATGAAAGGAGGTTGATGGCCAGAAATGGTGCAGAGGGAAACAATAAAGATCTCATTGATATTCTTTTGGAAGTCAATGATGAGGAGAATGGTCAGAAATTGAAGGATGAGGATATTATTGACATACTCATAGGATTTTTATTTGCTGGTCATGAAAGTTCTGCCACTGCTCTCATGTGGTCAATTGTGTATCTTACGCAACATCCCGACATCTTGAAAAAAGCCAAG GAAGAGCAGGAAGAAATCATGAAGACAAGAGTTCCGTCGCAGAACAGATTAAGTCTAAATGAAATCAAGCAAATGGTTTATCTTTCTCAT GTAATTGATGAGACGTTGAGGTGTGCCAATATTGCGTTTTCAACTTTCCGAGAGGCTATTAATGACATGAACATCAATG GTTATATCATACCAAAAGGATGGAGAGTGTTAATTTGGGCAAGGGCTATTCATATGGATCCAAAATATTATCCAAATCCAGATGAATTTAACCCATCGAGATGGGAT GATTACAATGCAAAGGCTGGAACCTTTCTACCTCTTGGAGCCGGAAGCAGGTTGTGTCCGGGAAGTGACTTAGCAAAACTTGAAATTTCCgtatttcttcattatttccTACTTAACTACAA GTTGGAGCTAATAAATCCAGAATGTCCAGTTACTTGCTTGCCATCATCTAAGCCTATCGACAACTGTCTAGCTAAGGTGATAAAGGTGTCCAGCAATTAG